In the Chroococcidiopsis sp. SAG 2025 genome, one interval contains:
- a CDS encoding formylglycine-generating enzyme family protein, with amino-acid sequence MAKCPVCQTEYIEGEIETCPVCHWQLKPYPFLVSLLPDWIEQEKVKLEWARKQWMATKLQKEQMHQLQLQIKQARQKESHLQFQLEQSLQERSRLQSKLSQVDRERSQLQVELERVPSLLLESIPTSRSEFSFSVLTLDERGKQIDCHSSSTQHWSEDLGDGIELEIVSISSGTFWMGSPPNEEGREANEGPQHQVTVKSFWLGKYPVTQAQWQAVAALPKVERSLNPDPAHFKGEDLPVEQVTWYEAVEFCARLSRKTGRDYRLPSEAEWEYACRAIASTKFDLSQAAFKYTEDREISKAQATKPFHFGDTIVSDVANYDGNYTYRSGIRGTYRQQTTPVGSFGVANAFGLYDLHGNVWEWCADPWHSNYKGAPTDGSVWEFGGDNSQRLLRGGAWYCIPKLCRAAQRHWDRADNGGSGIGFRIACSFV; translated from the coding sequence ATGGCTAAATGTCCTGTTTGCCAGACGGAATACATTGAAGGCGAGATTGAAACTTGCCCTGTCTGCCATTGGCAACTCAAGCCTTACCCATTTTTAGTTAGCTTACTGCCAGATTGGATCGAGCAAGAGAAAGTCAAACTAGAGTGGGCGCGGAAACAGTGGATGGCAACTAAGTTGCAAAAAGAACAAATGCATCAGTTGCAACTGCAAATCAAACAAGCTAGACAAAAAGAATCTCATCTTCAGTTTCAGCTAGAACAATCGCTCCAAGAGCGATCGCGCTTGCAAAGTAAATTGTCTCAAGTCGATCGAGAGCGATCGCAACTACAAGTAGAGTTAGAGCGAGTACCATCATTACTGCTGGAGAGCATACCTACTAGCAGATCGGAATTTTCTTTCTCTGTCCTAACCTTAGACGAGCGCGGCAAACAAATTGATTGCCACAGTAGTTCTACCCAACACTGGAGCGAGGACTTGGGCGATGGAATCGAATTGGAAATTGTTTCGATCTCATCTGGTACGTTTTGGATGGGTTCGCCTCCGAATGAAGAGGGACGGGAAGCTAATGAAGGACCGCAGCACCAAGTCACTGTCAAATCGTTTTGGCTGGGAAAATATCCAGTCACTCAAGCTCAGTGGCAAGCAGTCGCGGCTCTACCTAAAGTCGAACGATCGCTCAATCCCGATCCTGCTCATTTTAAAGGCGAAGATTTACCCGTAGAACAAGTCACTTGGTACGAGGCAGTTGAATTTTGTGCCAGACTCAGCCGCAAAACTGGACGCGACTATCGGTTACCCAGCGAAGCCGAGTGGGAGTATGCTTGTCGGGCGATCGCCTCGACTAAATTCGATCTGAGTCAGGCAGCGTTTAAATACACTGAAGATCGAGAAATCTCTAAAGCACAGGCAACAAAGCCATTTCACTTTGGCGATACGATCGTTTCTGATGTTGCTAACTACGACGGCAACTATACTTACCGCTCTGGAATCCGAGGGACTTATCGACAGCAAACAACTCCTGTAGGTAGCTTTGGGGTAGCGAATGCCTTTGGATTATATGATTTGCACGGTAATGTCTGGGAATGGTGCGCCGATCCTTGGCACTCCAACTACAAAGGCGCTCCTACCGATGGGAGCGTTTGGGAGTTTGGGGGAGATAACAGCCAGAGACTACTACGAGGCGGTGCTTGGTACTGTATTCCGAAGCTCTGCCGTGCCGCACAGCGCCACTGGGATCGAGCAGATAATGGTGGTAGCGGTATCGGTTTTCGCATCGCCTGTTCTTTTGTTTAG